A genomic stretch from Chitinophaga agri includes:
- a CDS encoding vWA domain-containing protein, with amino-acid sequence MVRFKKELIKTDMYVFFLLDSSGSMIRDKQIAYIKGLVESTIARYKTRRIRYAAVALHQGKATILSAPTLHAGEVLQAIATLKTGGKTNMQAGFALLHQLLKRNMQAKASLYIFTDGKINAGHSTQPFEEAVTYYKQYLSAIRETTVVDNESGFVKLGLAGKLADAINARRMGNGE; translated from the coding sequence GTGGTCCGTTTTAAAAAGGAACTGATCAAGACAGATATGTATGTCTTTTTCCTGCTGGACTCCAGCGGCTCAATGATCAGGGACAAACAGATCGCCTACATCAAAGGCCTGGTGGAAAGCACCATCGCCCGTTATAAAACCCGGCGTATCCGGTATGCAGCAGTCGCTTTACACCAGGGAAAAGCAACCATATTGTCTGCCCCTACCTTGCATGCCGGCGAAGTGCTACAGGCTATTGCCACCCTAAAGACCGGCGGTAAAACGAACATGCAGGCAGGCTTTGCATTGCTGCATCAGCTGCTGAAACGGAATATGCAGGCGAAAGCCAGTCTGTACATCTTCACTGATGGGAAGATCAATGCAGGTCATTCCACACAGCCCTTTGAGGAAGCCGTCACTTATTACAAACAATACCTCTCTGCCATCAGGGAGACAACAGTGGTGGATAATGAGAGTGGCTTTGTGAAACTGGGCCTGGCCGGGAAACTGGCTGACGCGATCAATGCCAGAAGAATGGGGAACGGTGAATGA
- a CDS encoding ATP-binding protein, which translates to MHLFPFTAIYAQDDFKLALTLCMIDPALGGVLALGDKGTGKTTTVRGLSHLMQRTLPDFPFVNLPIGATEDRVLGTVKLDTLINQKKIEIQQGLLASAHQGILYIDEVNLLNDYLMDILLDAAASGGYYLERDAVSHWFESKFCLVGTMNPEEGELRPQLLDRFGLSVTVHTPMDRTDRMQIVSRRLSFDTDPAAFLQEHTAAEQQLAERIAAARTQLKRVTYDDSIQTVIADTCIKHKVEGLRADILLLKAARAYAAFHHQPAVTAEDVHKVMPFVLSHRSKNYSSSQNPRQQREQQSPRDEKEGDTIRIKMN; encoded by the coding sequence ATGCATTTATTTCCATTTACAGCCATATACGCGCAGGACGATTTCAAACTGGCCCTCACGCTCTGCATGATCGATCCCGCGCTGGGCGGTGTACTGGCGCTGGGCGATAAGGGGACCGGTAAGACGACCACGGTAAGAGGACTTAGTCACCTGATGCAACGCACCCTGCCCGACTTCCCATTTGTGAATCTGCCGATCGGCGCCACAGAAGACCGTGTACTCGGCACCGTGAAACTGGATACGCTGATCAATCAAAAGAAGATCGAGATCCAGCAGGGACTACTGGCATCTGCTCACCAGGGCATTCTTTACATCGACGAGGTGAACCTCCTGAATGACTATCTGATGGACATCCTGCTCGATGCTGCGGCCAGTGGCGGCTATTACCTGGAACGGGACGCTGTGTCCCACTGGTTTGAAAGCAAGTTCTGCCTGGTGGGTACCATGAATCCCGAAGAAGGCGAACTACGTCCGCAATTGCTGGACAGGTTCGGACTGAGCGTCACCGTACACACCCCGATGGACAGGACTGACCGTATGCAGATCGTCAGCCGCCGCCTCAGCTTTGATACCGATCCGGCCGCCTTCCTGCAAGAACATACTGCCGCCGAACAGCAACTCGCAGAAAGAATAGCTGCCGCTCGTACGCAGCTGAAACGGGTCACCTATGATGACAGCATACAGACTGTCATTGCGGATACCTGTATCAAACATAAAGTAGAAGGCCTCCGCGCAGATATCCTGCTGCTGAAAGCCGCCAGGGCATATGCCGCCTTCCATCACCAGCCAGCAGTGACGGCCGAAGATGTACATAAGGTAATGCCGTTTGTACTATCCCACCGTTCAAAAAACTATTCTTCATCGCAAAATCCCCGGCAGCAACGGGAGCAACAGTCTCCCCGGGATGAAAAGGAGGGCGATACGATACGAATAAAAATGAACTGA
- a CDS encoding cobalt-precorrin-5B (C(1))-methyltransferase — protein sequence MSLQPVPAGPLRQGYTTGACATACTRAALLSLIRQETVQEAEITLPRGEKVAFAISSCTFTKDQATCTTVKDAGDDPDVTNGATIGCTVSFNDTLEVRFIRGEGVGIVTLPGLAIGVGEPAINPVPRKMMTDVALFLTHQYKLRKGVNIEVFVVDGVNIARKTLNSRIGILDGISILGTTGIVRPFSASAYIASITQGIDVALANHCREIVINSGGRSENILRQRMPHLPEYAFIQYGNWIGETLEKISSVPLEKVTMGIMLGKAAKLAQGELDTHSGKSSWDKQFIYDLAIACGYPEAQCAPILELNMARRLTEIFPFTATEPFFRALADRCYTVCAPLIPGVALHILLIDANDTILSF from the coding sequence ATGAGTTTACAACCGGTACCAGCAGGGCCTTTACGACAAGGCTATACCACAGGGGCATGTGCTACGGCATGTACCCGTGCGGCGCTGTTATCGCTGATCAGGCAGGAAACGGTGCAGGAAGCAGAGATCACCCTGCCACGCGGCGAGAAGGTGGCCTTCGCCATCAGCTCCTGTACGTTCACAAAGGACCAGGCAACCTGTACCACCGTAAAAGATGCCGGAGACGATCCGGATGTGACCAACGGGGCCACTATTGGCTGTACAGTGTCCTTTAATGACACCCTGGAAGTAAGGTTCATCCGGGGCGAAGGCGTCGGCATTGTAACGCTGCCCGGACTGGCCATTGGTGTAGGTGAACCGGCTATTAATCCGGTACCCCGGAAAATGATGACCGATGTCGCCTTATTCCTGACACACCAGTATAAGCTCCGTAAGGGGGTAAATATCGAGGTTTTCGTCGTGGATGGGGTCAATATAGCCAGGAAGACTTTAAACAGCCGTATTGGCATCTTAGACGGCATTTCCATACTGGGCACAACTGGTATCGTCAGGCCCTTCAGTGCGTCTGCCTACATCGCCAGTATTACTCAGGGAATAGATGTGGCGCTGGCCAATCACTGCCGGGAGATCGTGATCAACTCCGGCGGCCGCTCAGAGAACATCCTGCGGCAGCGCATGCCGCACCTGCCCGAATATGCCTTCATACAGTATGGCAACTGGATAGGTGAAACCCTGGAAAAGATAAGCAGTGTCCCACTGGAGAAAGTCACCATGGGCATTATGCTGGGTAAGGCGGCCAAACTCGCACAGGGAGAACTCGACACCCATAGTGGCAAGTCCTCGTGGGATAAACAGTTCATATACGACCTGGCCATCGCATGCGGGTATCCGGAAGCACAATGTGCGCCGATACTGGAGCTGAACATGGCCCGGCGGCTGACGGAAATATTCCCGTTCACCGCCACAGAGCCCTTCTTCCGGGCACTGGCAGACCGCTGCTATACAGTCTGCGCACCACTGATACCGGGCGTGGCACTGCATATATTACTGATTGACGCAAACGATACAATTCTGAGCTTTTGA
- the cobK gene encoding precorrin-6A reductase produces MILVFGGTTEGKKVAGMLEKHARPYYYSTKTLIDFEAGQYGQYRYGALTAGELQTFCRTQGIKAIVHASHPFAAVLHNTIYTAAQALSLPVFRFERQYPERQQHPLIVYLPSYQAAMDWLEQRPVARLLALTGVQTIAPLQRYWKQHTTIFRILPRDSSLALARAAGFPEEQLIMEMPGSDSQQEAALIRQYNIGAVLTKESGDSGFLSTKISAALENNIPIVIIERPVLPETFIPVTDEATLMTQINYLLP; encoded by the coding sequence ATGATCCTGGTCTTTGGCGGAACAACAGAAGGTAAAAAGGTGGCCGGCATGCTGGAGAAACATGCCCGTCCCTATTACTATTCCACCAAGACCCTCATTGATTTCGAAGCAGGTCAGTATGGGCAGTACCGCTATGGAGCCCTGACAGCCGGCGAACTACAGACGTTCTGCAGAACGCAGGGTATTAAAGCGATCGTGCATGCCAGTCATCCGTTTGCAGCCGTACTGCACAACACGATATATACCGCTGCGCAGGCGTTGTCGCTGCCGGTATTCCGTTTCGAACGGCAATACCCTGAACGGCAACAGCATCCCCTGATCGTGTACCTGCCCTCGTACCAGGCCGCGATGGACTGGCTGGAACAACGTCCCGTAGCAAGGCTGCTGGCGCTGACAGGTGTACAGACCATCGCACCACTACAGCGTTACTGGAAACAGCATACGACTATCTTCCGGATACTGCCGCGGGATAGTTCGCTGGCACTGGCAAGGGCAGCCGGCTTTCCGGAAGAACAGCTGATCATGGAGATGCCGGGTAGTGACAGCCAGCAGGAAGCGGCACTTATCAGACAATACAACATCGGGGCGGTGCTGACGAAAGAGAGCGGTGATTCCGGCTTTCTATCCACGAAGATCAGCGCGGCACTTGAAAACAATATACCCATAGTCATCATTGAAAGGCCCGTACTGCCGGAGACATTCATCCCCGTAACAGACGAAGCCACCCTGATGACACAGATAAACTATTTGCTGCCATGA
- the cobM gene encoding precorrin-4 C(11)-methyltransferase, with the protein MSKTVIIASTDKGVALGNRIRTEFPKSLLVSTRPHEQATAIESIALFLENNFTAFDTLIFIGALGICVRSIAPYLQDKHTDPAIINMDDNGRFVQAVVSGHSGGANDLTRKVAAAIGAQAVITTSSDLQDIWALDTLAAKFDWKASASVEMNSIISLFVNNKRTAVLLDIKDKGTTYLENSLPAFADIYYDFDEIDLTQYALLIAVTYKVYTADIPVLAFHPPVLFAGMGCSRDIESDQLETSFFQELAQHQLAVQSVRAIGSIDVKHDETAFIALAEKLQIPFITYTAAELNSQAVVNPSEVVMSKLGVHSVSEASAMLLSRNKELLLEKQKITVPSGKKHTIAVAIDQQVVRKAVVAIVGAGPGDAELISLKGKQLVETADLILYAGSLVPEEITHYAKPAAIVRNSASMTLEEQISLMEEHYAKGHLIVRLQSGDPSIYGAIQEQMTIFDEKGMDYYIVPGISSFQAAAASLKSEFTIPEVVQSIILTRGAGKTPLPGHEKLNEMAKHQATMCIFLSATIAKSVQEQLMEHYAPETPVAVLYRVSWKDEEIYTGQLKDLAQIIRENKLTLTTLVIVGVAIGARKNRSHLYSPDWKHTFRTGKTLKAKS; encoded by the coding sequence ATGAGTAAGACAGTCATCATAGCCAGTACAGATAAAGGCGTTGCGCTGGGCAACAGGATCAGGACAGAATTTCCAAAGTCCCTGCTGGTCAGTACCCGCCCGCATGAACAGGCTACGGCCATAGAAAGTATCGCCCTCTTCCTGGAGAATAATTTCACGGCTTTTGATACCCTGATATTTATAGGAGCACTGGGTATCTGCGTACGCAGCATCGCGCCTTACTTACAGGATAAACATACTGACCCTGCCATCATCAATATGGATGACAACGGCCGCTTTGTACAGGCAGTTGTATCCGGACATAGCGGCGGCGCCAACGACCTTACCCGTAAGGTAGCGGCAGCTATCGGCGCACAGGCTGTCATCACGACCAGTAGTGACCTCCAGGATATCTGGGCACTGGATACACTGGCCGCAAAATTTGACTGGAAGGCATCCGCTTCTGTAGAGATGAACAGCATCATTTCCCTGTTCGTCAATAATAAGCGAACCGCTGTCCTGCTGGACATTAAGGACAAAGGAACGACCTATCTTGAAAACAGTTTACCCGCATTCGCAGATATCTACTACGATTTTGATGAGATAGACCTTACGCAATATGCACTGCTCATCGCGGTGACATACAAAGTGTATACAGCTGATATTCCGGTCCTGGCATTCCATCCGCCAGTACTGTTTGCAGGCATGGGCTGCTCACGCGATATTGAAAGTGACCAGCTGGAGACATCTTTCTTTCAGGAATTAGCACAGCACCAGCTGGCGGTGCAGTCAGTCAGGGCGATCGGCTCTATTGATGTCAAACACGATGAGACCGCCTTCATTGCACTGGCTGAAAAACTACAGATACCTTTCATTACTTATACAGCAGCGGAACTGAATAGTCAGGCTGTCGTAAATCCGTCGGAAGTCGTGATGTCCAAACTGGGCGTACACAGTGTTTCAGAAGCGTCGGCTATGCTGCTGTCCCGTAATAAAGAACTACTGTTAGAAAAACAAAAGATCACCGTTCCTTCCGGCAAGAAACATACCATTGCCGTGGCGATCGATCAGCAGGTGGTACGCAAAGCAGTGGTGGCCATCGTAGGGGCCGGACCAGGCGATGCGGAACTGATCAGTCTTAAAGGAAAACAACTGGTGGAAACGGCTGACCTGATCCTGTATGCAGGCAGTCTGGTACCGGAAGAGATCACCCATTATGCGAAACCGGCAGCGATCGTGCGTAATTCTGCGAGTATGACCCTGGAAGAACAGATCAGCCTCATGGAAGAACACTATGCGAAAGGGCATCTCATCGTACGGCTGCAATCCGGCGACCCAAGCATCTACGGTGCTATCCAGGAACAAATGACCATCTTCGATGAAAAAGGAATGGATTACTATATCGTACCGGGTATTTCATCCTTCCAGGCGGCAGCTGCCAGTCTGAAGTCAGAATTTACCATTCCTGAGGTGGTACAAAGTATCATTCTCACCAGGGGTGCCGGTAAAACGCCACTGCCCGGGCATGAAAAGCTGAACGAAATGGCAAAACATCAGGCGACCATGTGTATCTTCCTGAGTGCTACCATTGCAAAGTCCGTACAGGAACAGCTCATGGAACACTATGCACCCGAAACACCGGTAGCCGTATTGTACCGCGTCAGCTGGAAAGATGAAGAGATCTATACCGGTCAGCTAAAAGACCTGGCGCAGATCATCCGGGAGAATAAACTCACGCTGACCACACTTGTTATTGTTGGTGTCGCGATCGGCGCCCGGAAGAACCGCTCACATTTATACAGTCCTGACTGGAAACATACGTTCAGAACAGGCAAAACATTAAAAGCCAAATCATGA
- the cbiE gene encoding precorrin-6y C5,15-methyltransferase (decarboxylating) subunit CbiE, with the protein MEYIVIGISNHPHSVLPEGAMEIVPHYKVFSGGKRHYELVKEQLPEKHEWIDIRSDMPGLFRQYRARNEDVVIFASGDPLFYGFAATIQKYDPGADMQIYPYFNSIQLLCHQLNFAYAHVVNTSIHGRSWEELDQALIKQSQSIGVLTDGTKTPAAVAARMLEYGFDNYAMYVGEDLEGTAGKIVFSEHIKDMTDYKAHTLNCVLLNKKSPKPASYGIPDNSFHGLEGRPNMITKMPVRMVSLAQLDLSARRTFWDIGFCTGSVSIEARRQYPHLQIVAFEIRPECDALFEQNTRKHSTPGMTKVMGDFFAQDLAALPSPDAVFIGGHGNRLEALMKHLDQYLPAGAKVVINAVREDSITQFTATAAQLQYTLSAPMVITVDSHNPITILTAEKLYNE; encoded by the coding sequence GTGGAGTATATCGTGATCGGCATATCGAACCATCCGCATAGTGTACTGCCCGAAGGAGCCATGGAAATTGTGCCTCATTACAAGGTCTTTTCCGGTGGCAAACGACACTATGAACTGGTAAAAGAACAGCTGCCGGAAAAACATGAATGGATAGATATCCGTAGTGATATGCCTGGCCTTTTCCGGCAGTACAGGGCCCGGAACGAAGATGTGGTGATCTTTGCCTCCGGCGATCCCCTGTTCTACGGCTTTGCAGCGACGATACAGAAATATGATCCCGGAGCAGATATGCAGATATACCCGTATTTCAACAGTATACAACTGCTATGTCACCAGCTGAACTTCGCCTATGCACATGTCGTGAATACTTCCATACATGGGCGCTCATGGGAAGAGCTGGATCAGGCGCTGATAAAACAATCACAGAGTATAGGCGTACTGACCGACGGCACTAAAACACCGGCCGCTGTTGCTGCACGCATGCTGGAATACGGGTTTGACAACTACGCCATGTATGTGGGCGAAGACCTGGAAGGAACCGCTGGCAAGATCGTCTTCAGTGAACATATAAAAGACATGACGGACTATAAGGCACATACCCTCAACTGCGTGCTGCTGAATAAGAAGTCACCCAAACCTGCTTCCTATGGCATACCAGACAATAGTTTTCACGGTCTGGAAGGACGTCCTAACATGATCACTAAAATGCCGGTACGCATGGTGAGCCTCGCTCAGCTGGATCTTTCTGCCCGACGTACATTCTGGGATATCGGCTTTTGTACCGGCTCTGTGTCAATAGAGGCCCGCAGGCAATACCCGCACCTGCAGATTGTCGCATTTGAAATACGACCGGAATGTGATGCGCTGTTCGAACAGAACACCCGTAAACACAGTACACCGGGTATGACGAAAGTCATGGGCGATTTCTTTGCGCAGGACCTGGCAGCACTGCCATCCCCTGATGCCGTCTTTATCGGTGGACATGGTAACCGTCTGGAGGCCCTGATGAAACACCTGGACCAGTATTTGCCTGCAGGCGCAAAGGTGGTCATCAATGCCGTCAGGGAAGACAGCATCACGCAGTTTACCGCAACCGCTGCACAATTACAATACACATTATCCGCACCGATGGTGATCACGGTGGATAGTCATAATCCGATCACCATCCTAACGGCAGAAAAGTTATACAATGAGTAA
- the cobJ gene encoding precorrin-3B C(17)-methyltransferase gives MKLSVVGIGPGGRDYILPVAQQVLATADIAIGYSYYFQFVEHLLPPHCECIGKDLTEEEARAVLAVNRCEPGKHVVVISSGDAGIYAMASLVYQYASTRTDKHIDLQTIPGISAFIAAAGKLGAPLGHDFCCISLSDLMTPWPVIEKRIQAAAIGDFVTSLYNPRSKKRFWQLARFRELFLQHRDPATPVAIIRQVTRPDETITITTLGDMNVEAVDMFSLVMIGNSQTYSFKNYLVTPRGYMARKPASGQEIQDESFRQIAAQLKRQDISEADRWAIMRCIHTTADFEYEDLYVSSNNAIDHWHDYLRNGGTIVTDVTMVQAGITKDFIKRYNANVYCYLNDEAVLPLAEKEGLTRSQAGMRIAIEKHPDALFVVGNAPTALFELCDQLQEGKFTPAGIIGAPVGFVNVIESKLKLQALQQVPYVIIRGRKGGSNVAASIVNAAFTVKDK, from the coding sequence ATGAAATTAAGCGTAGTTGGCATTGGTCCCGGCGGAAGAGACTATATCCTGCCCGTTGCACAACAGGTACTGGCAACAGCAGATATCGCCATCGGATACAGTTACTATTTTCAGTTTGTGGAGCACCTCCTGCCCCCTCACTGTGAATGTATCGGCAAAGACCTCACCGAAGAAGAAGCCCGCGCAGTACTGGCCGTCAACCGCTGTGAACCCGGCAAACATGTTGTCGTGATCAGCTCAGGAGACGCCGGCATCTACGCTATGGCCTCTCTGGTATACCAATACGCCAGCACCCGCACAGATAAACACATCGACCTGCAGACTATCCCCGGGATCAGCGCGTTCATCGCTGCTGCCGGTAAACTGGGTGCGCCGCTTGGACACGATTTCTGCTGTATCTCTTTATCTGATCTCATGACACCATGGCCGGTGATCGAAAAAAGGATACAGGCAGCTGCCATCGGCGACTTCGTTACTTCTTTATACAATCCCAGGAGCAAAAAACGCTTCTGGCAACTCGCCCGCTTCAGGGAACTGTTCCTGCAACACAGAGATCCGGCGACACCCGTGGCGATCATCCGCCAGGTGACCAGACCGGACGAAACGATCACCATCACTACACTTGGCGATATGAATGTGGAAGCAGTAGACATGTTCTCCCTGGTAATGATCGGTAACTCGCAAACCTATTCCTTCAAGAACTACCTGGTGACGCCAAGAGGCTACATGGCCAGGAAGCCAGCCTCCGGACAGGAAATACAGGACGAGAGCTTCCGCCAGATCGCTGCACAGCTGAAACGTCAGGATATCAGTGAGGCCGACAGATGGGCGATCATGCGCTGTATACATACAACGGCCGACTTCGAATACGAAGACCTCTATGTATCCAGCAATAATGCGATCGACCACTGGCATGATTATCTCCGCAACGGGGGGACCATCGTTACAGATGTGACCATGGTACAGGCAGGTATTACGAAAGATTTCATCAAAAGATATAATGCCAACGTATACTGTTATCTGAATGACGAAGCAGTATTACCACTGGCAGAAAAAGAAGGACTGACCCGTAGCCAGGCAGGTATGCGCATCGCCATTGAAAAACATCCGGATGCCCTGTTTGTGGTCGGCAATGCACCAACGGCCCTGTTTGAACTGTGTGATCAGTTACAGGAAGGTAAGTTCACCCCGGCGGGTATCATTGGTGCACCAGTCGGTTTTGTCAATGTGATCGAATCCAAACTGAAACTACAGGCGCTGCAACAGGTGCCCTATGTCATCATACGTGGACGTAAGGGAGGCAGTAACGTAGCCGCCAGTATTGTCAACGCCGCATTCACCGTAAAAGACAAGTAG
- the cobI gene encoding precorrin-2 C(20)-methyltransferase: protein MNRQGKIYGVSLGPGDPLLITVKGLQTLQHADKIYYPGSLLADGQTASYSLQILQHYRLDEKKLQGMFLKMSDDRQSAEQTYAETFQLILADYQKGLQIAFVSEGDISFYSTFAYLLKHIQAHQLELEIIAGVPAFILGAAEHQSSLAILNEKIAILPRMKDRDTLARYLEEFETVVLIKVRSILHEIRSLIQQTGLQIVYCERLGTKQQYITTKLEDLENREIPYFSLLILKTNK, encoded by the coding sequence ATGAATAGACAGGGAAAGATATATGGCGTATCACTAGGCCCCGGCGATCCGTTGCTGATCACCGTGAAAGGCCTGCAAACATTGCAGCACGCAGATAAGATCTACTATCCGGGATCCTTGCTGGCGGATGGTCAGACCGCCAGTTATTCTTTGCAGATATTACAGCATTACCGGCTGGACGAAAAAAAACTCCAGGGGATGTTCCTGAAAATGTCAGACGACCGCCAGTCGGCTGAACAGACCTACGCGGAGACATTTCAGCTGATACTGGCTGATTATCAGAAAGGACTTCAGATAGCCTTTGTCAGTGAAGGGGATATTTCATTTTACAGCACCTTCGCCTATCTGCTCAAACACATTCAGGCGCATCAACTGGAACTGGAGATCATCGCCGGTGTACCCGCTTTTATACTGGGTGCTGCGGAGCATCAATCCTCTCTGGCCATACTCAATGAAAAGATCGCCATCCTGCCCAGGATGAAAGACCGGGACACGTTAGCACGTTACCTGGAAGAATTTGAAACAGTGGTCCTCATTAAAGTCAGAAGCATCCTGCACGAGATCCGGAGCCTGATCCAACAGACCGGCCTGCAGATAGTATACTGCGAAAGACTCGGTACGAAGCAGCAGTATATTACCACAAAGCTGGAAGATCTTGAAAACAGGGAAATACCATATTTCTCATTATTGATTTTAAAAACTAATAAATAA
- a CDS encoding sirohydrochlorin chelatase, translating to MMKGILICGHGSRDPEGVEGFKALVALMRNRYPDRMVDYGFLEFAHPVYAAAVERMYVAGVREIIAIPAILFAGGHAKNDIPFEMNTLQAQYPDLRIRLGRHIGITPSILQLAKKLVEQAEAAHPAMDRKDACLLLVGRGTSDPDANSDIVKLTRMLGEGLGFGFTTTAFIGVTQPLLKDHLPIIDHLPYKRIVALPVFLFTGVLLKKIYTQLEEFSAITNKTVIATKSFECDELLMQTIDERVREVEDGHPNMNCQLCKYRTQIIGFEDEVGKEQTGHHLAVKGILFEEDEKPGEKKTVFTTVKKILGI from the coding sequence ATGATGAAAGGGATTTTAATCTGTGGTCATGGCAGCCGCGACCCCGAAGGTGTCGAAGGCTTTAAGGCATTGGTAGCACTGATGCGCAACCGCTATCCTGACCGGATGGTGGATTATGGCTTTCTTGAATTTGCACACCCGGTATACGCTGCCGCCGTAGAACGTATGTACGTGGCAGGTGTACGGGAGATCATCGCTATTCCTGCCATCCTCTTTGCCGGTGGACATGCCAAAAACGACATTCCCTTCGAAATGAATACGCTGCAGGCACAATATCCTGATCTGCGGATCAGACTGGGCCGGCACATTGGTATCACACCTTCTATCCTGCAACTGGCAAAGAAGCTGGTAGAACAGGCGGAAGCTGCCCATCCGGCGATGGACAGAAAAGATGCCTGTCTGCTGCTCGTAGGCAGAGGTACGTCCGATCCGGATGCTAACTCCGATATTGTGAAACTGACCCGTATGCTGGGTGAAGGCCTGGGCTTCGGATTTACTACGACTGCCTTCATTGGCGTCACACAGCCTTTACTGAAAGATCACTTACCGATCATCGATCACCTGCCGTATAAAAGGATTGTCGCATTGCCCGTATTCCTGTTCACAGGTGTACTGCTTAAAAAGATCTATACACAGCTCGAAGAATTCAGTGCTATCACCAATAAAACAGTGATCGCAACTAAGTCCTTCGAATGCGATGAACTCCTGATGCAAACAATCGACGAACGTGTCAGAGAAGTCGAAGACGGTCATCCGAATATGAACTGCCAGTTGTGTAAATACCGTACGCAGATCATCGGTTTCGAGGATGAAGTCGGTAAAGAACAAACTGGACACCACCTGGCTGTAAAAGGTATCCTCTTTGAAGAAGATGAAAAACCTGGTGAAAAGAAAACCGTGTTCACAACCGTTAAAAAGATCCTCGGCATCTGA
- a CDS encoding SDR family oxidoreductase, translating into MSNTPENTISILGCGWLGLPLAVHLVKEGYLVKGSVTTDDKMNELAEQQIKPYKVMITDAGIDSNDMTGFLQSQILIINFPPSRREDVVLYHQAQMAHLIKEVEHSPVKHVLFISSTSVYPDVNGEVYEHEVAMPTKGSGKALLTVEKMLRTNVRFMTTVIRFAGLIGYDRMPGRFLAGKKNVENGDAPINVIHQDDCIALIREIIRQQAWGDVFNACADEHPTRREYYTQAAAVAGLELPTFAVTADPHFKIVNADKIKQRLDYSFRYPDPLSLLHSGI; encoded by the coding sequence ATGAGCAACACACCGGAAAATACGATCAGCATCTTAGGCTGCGGCTGGCTCGGCCTCCCGCTGGCTGTCCATCTTGTAAAAGAAGGATACCTGGTGAAAGGCTCTGTCACGACGGACGACAAAATGAATGAACTGGCGGAACAACAGATCAAACCCTACAAAGTAATGATCACCGACGCCGGTATTGACAGCAATGACATGACAGGCTTCCTGCAAAGTCAGATACTGATCATTAACTTCCCTCCTTCCCGCAGAGAAGATGTTGTGTTGTACCATCAGGCACAGATGGCCCACCTCATAAAAGAAGTGGAGCACAGTCCGGTGAAACACGTGCTCTTCATCAGCTCTACTTCTGTCTACCCTGATGTGAATGGAGAAGTATATGAACATGAAGTAGCCATGCCTACAAAAGGCAGCGGCAAGGCACTGCTCACCGTAGAAAAAATGCTGCGTACCAATGTTCGTTTTATGACAACAGTGATACGCTTCGCAGGACTGATCGGTTACGACCGTATGCCTGGCCGTTTCCTGGCTGGCAAAAAGAATGTAGAGAACGGGGATGCACCGATCAATGTCATCCACCAGGACGACTGTATTGCGCTGATCCGGGAGATCATCCGGCAACAGGCATGGGGTGATGTATTCAATGCCTGCGCAGATGAACATCCCACCCGCCGGGAATACTACACCCAGGCGGCCGCTGTCGCCGGACTGGAACTGCCTACCTTCGCAGTCACCGCCGATCCGCATTTCAAGATAGTTAACGCTGACAAGATCAAACAAAGACTGGACTATTCGTTCAGGTACCCTGATCCGCTCAGCCTTTTACATAGTGGTATATGA